The following DNA comes from Nilaparvata lugens isolate BPH unplaced genomic scaffold, ASM1435652v1 scaffold6738, whole genome shotgun sequence.
GATTTGATCTATActgttgtgagtcggaacatGCAAGAGCCTAAACCttgaatgaaagaagaagaagaagaagaagaagaagaaagaagaagaagaagaagatatagaCTATTGTATAAGTGCtttctaaaaaattattattattgataaatgattaaatattaatttttatttttcaggttgATGGGGGTGGTCAGTCGAAAGCGGACTTCAAGGGACCAGTGAGACAACGAAGCTGCACTGATCTATTCTTCCTAATCTTTATGGGCATGTTCATTATTATTCTGGTGAGTTTCAAGCATAAATTTATTAGTTTTGCAGTAAATTTCAACTAGAAAGGTTCCAAGTCTTCAAGTGTATGATCTACTATTATGTATTATTCTATACAACATTTGCAGCTTATTATCAGTCATATCATACTTTCTTCTAAAATAATGCTTCAtctaaaaataatgtttgtctCTCCCAACACATACCCAATACATCATACCTAATACTATCTTCATATTCATATACTAGCAAGTAAcctgtgcttcgcaagggtccaattgaaaacttgacaaactgaaaactctaCGTACTGAAGttttaagaattgaaaataggcttataaccatcctcggtaatttaagaatctatatgctaaatttcaattaaatcagtccagtagtatttttacaaagagattatttcctttattaaaaattaatatcggggcaccgagctttgctcgttatttatttattgataaacagaactcaattctttaaaataattggggaaggcatacaggcacagcccaaaactgtttcttccccgaattatgattaatttatacactataaatattccaaaaagtagattatgttccatacacttgaattcaggtgaaattttcagtccaaatatttgaaaacataaaagttctaatttagattgtttacataccaaattgaataacaaaataacactcactaattacttggaactgtaaaataatgattaaatttgaatattatgatataggCCTAGgctaccatctcatgtcaacaaatcagattattttgatcgagtcaattaaaatttctagatttctcgcgaaatacggtaagctaattgattacacagctgatctcccacacaggcacacgcatcttctgttatcgacagacgacgaaattatcatctgtttttccaaggatgaattatccttttcatgtcctttcATGtccattatgatatataccatctcatttcttgaagaattttgaagtgatacataaaacctagctacatttttggactgttgtataaattagaatttgaaccgttttgggcttataagcatgtggtacttttctgtaagttgtgtaactctgaatgattgaataaataaataaataaatgtcaacaaatcagattactgtattttaatcaagtcaattgaaatttctagatttctcgcgagatacggtaagctaattgattacacagctgatctcccacacaggctcacgcatcttctgttatcgacagacgacgaaatcatcatctgtttttccaaggatgaattatccttttcatgcccttcagcgagttttcccagggatgagacctagtgcaatcgaattttgatatcataaacctactatattccaaatttcgtgaaaatcgttagagccgttttcgagatccgttgaacataaataaccatataaccagatataaaactagaaaattataaaaatataaacagatatacagaaatttctcgcttaatataataggatttaatAGTACCCAAAATACTAacacaattcaataattcaaaatgcaattatattgattattctatttgtaatatttaattttgCAGGCAATCCTTCTTGGCTACTGCATCAGTCATGGAAATATCTACAGGATAATAAACGGATTCGATAGCTGCGGTAACGTTTGTGGAATGGTGACCAAAAATGAAAACCCTGCCTATCCTTGTCAGGGAAAAGACATGACCGATAAAAAGTGAGTATTTTACAATTAGTTGCTacttttccaataataaaatacCTTAAAACCTGtgagtttttataatttgttccaTCTTTTCCAGTAATAACATATTCATAACCTGTGTTTATCTTATAATGTCTTACTTCTTCAATAGTAAAATACTTTATAATCCATGGCTTGATAGAAAACAAGAAAACTGGCACTTCTTATTTCATCTGTTATCATTTAACCTTCTTCagaattgtttaattattatagaaattactaGTTAGGTACCTTCTTTATACCTTTTTAcataaacacaactagtttcgagcactcatgtcattttcaagtgtcaaaattaaataatattattctactgaaaaataataattcattttgacgcttgaaaatggcatgagtgcttgaaactagttgtgtttatgtaaaaaagggtactagttattcctataataatataataattatattattataattaattataaaccTGTATATTATCCATCCTCCCCACGCGAAAGCCAAGGTGATcatcatccttggaaaaaataaaacacTTTCAGAGGGTTGAAATCAGTTGTTTGTTATTCATATCATTCAaattttgtctttttttctttagggctactcttaaatataaataaaaaattagaaatctaagtacccttaaaaattgttcaatcacgacatgtatcggctatataatgccattatcaaatCTAgactaataccatagagaaacaatagcgtaagtagatatcccatggtatagggcgtttatgtcgcaaattttactgttatctcaagccgatagtccacgtagttctttcccgtgaagctgtgtgacgctggtagtctctcatattgtgccgttcatacactctcaccccaacaaaacagtaaaaatccacaataattgatagtaatcaacttgagataacagtaaaagtggCGAAATAAACGCCCtgctataccatgggatatctacttacgctattgtttctctatgctaatacttAGTTTTCTGAATTAGAAActagatttctaatttttatttacattcaaattttgttcCGCGTTTAAAGTTCTCTCAAGGCTAGAAAATAACATTAAAGTTTGTAACATTTTCTCCATGATTATCGACCTGGATATAAATTTTATACGCAAATTCTTTTGTAAAACAAGATACGTGGTTTTTATCTTATCAAATGACAAAGTTCGAATACCTTCCACCCTGCTTATGGAATAAGATAAACATGATAAGCAAATTTGGAGTAGCAgccatcatttttcaaatataggcTCTAACGGCCCCATTGCACGGTCAAATATTTGGTCAAAGATGATTGACTAACTTTCATCGAAGATTTGATTTCATATGAGAATATAACCGATGACCTATTTAACCATGGATGTTCGTTGACCAAATATTTTACCGTGTGATAGGGCtctaaatatttaaataataattatgtcagtctacagatggaaatcaattggaagttgcatttgttcaaataataaataattatcattaaacgagaatcctaattaatgctgtaaatcaccccgaagacttctgctactgcaaatattgacaacagggtaaacagttagatggaaattcaatgagcgctaccatctaaaaattatttgtcagcccgggctatttttgtatagtagcgctcatcgaatttccatctagctgtttaccctgttgtcaatatttgcagtagcagaagtcttcggggtgatttacagcatttaattgggattttcttttaataataattattcactaaTTAGGATTTGaacatttgataataattatggcaGTTAATACTAACATTATGGGCTATTCCAACTCCATCACTTATTATTTGGAGGAAGGAAGACTCCTTCCAAGGTCTCATTGTGTAATGAGACTCCAAGTGTCTCATTATGATCAGCACAGGAAATTTATGCATCAAAAGCTGAAAAAATGATacatttagattataaaataattttgttgtcAAAAGCTGATAGAACAGAACTGGATCTGAaccaattaaaaattttattaaaacaatatacTGGTAATTCGGGTGTAATATGTTTGTTTTTCATCCAGTTTTTCAACcgacaaaattaaaaattctcagtttttgttgtttttggaTGAAAATGAACTAAATTTGTGTAATGTttaatcataaccctattttggacttttaaaatgttatgtaaatttgagagagaaatagtgcaaggagtatccttagttttccgTTCCAGAtcagtgctttcttgtaaaaataaaaaaaatagataaatattattcatgctAAATATgtagtaatataattttttgtcaaAAACTGATATAACTAGATTTGAACCAACTAAAAACcttattgaaacaatattatatattattcatactaATAAATATGTAGTAATACTTGTAGTATTGTATTGAAATGCATATTTCCAAAGAATACGTTCACAAACGAAAATAATGCCATACCATActtttattacaatatttgttaatgtaaacatttaaaaaccaaagcaattttatttttcaattttaaattttcacatGAATACGAGTAACCCTTACCAAGAATGTGAATATTTGTTAAATATCATAATGTGAATTTGTCATTAGTATAGTTATCAACAGGTATATAAATGTACTAATTTTAACGGCCTATTAACTTTTGATTGCAGATTGATTTCGATTAGTGCGGCAAGCGGCAGACCGATTGTGAATCCCAAATACGTGCACAGGGACTGTGTGGCCAAATGCGATCCTGACTAGTGAGTAACATCTAAAAAATCTATGTGTTATATTCATCGAAATtcgaataaaatttcaattgtcaATATTGGATACACACGAATTTTAATTCACCCGCTCTAGAAAGGCAATATCACATTTTCATCAATagccttttttactttcctttccctattaccataggtaagaaaagtattgctttcaaaaaaaattaaggtactctaatttcaagttttctatacttttcaaggtcccctgagtccaaaaacatgattttttgaaaaaatggcggataatgactaaagaACGTATCGGAAACGGCTCTactgattttcttcaaatttataccctggatagctatttataagccctatcatcaactgacatgagtctcattcttgagaaaaatggattttgttAAATTgctatcacaattttctcaaaaatggcttgactgatttcttttcaaattcataccctgtatagttattcataatctctatcaactggcatgagtctccttcctgggaaactaacagggggtccacccaatcctagaaaaatggactttgtaacgtccttctcgtgcatgaggtaggtaggtagaacacatagtcgagatatttcaaaatctgtagaacagctgttttgacgactttaaaaaaaataatcgaatttcacaatttacacaaaggaaaatgtactctgaaaacattcaattttaatctGAAACTAATTATAGTatgatcgtagttttaatatgtagccgccaatcgtcattatgttattgcccaaaattattctcgtttgagaataaGGCTGACAGTCGCAAGgaatgttgtgtgagtgtaccacagaaccacaccagattttttctattcCTACTtctgtattgtttgctctatccaataaatgaataaataaaacataaaaatggTCGAgtcaatgaatgctcaaaaaaggatatagaggaaaaagtttggaagactttttttgaccccgcagttctgtttagggtagttagGAGGTAAGCATACCAAAAGTCCCCGCCCctacccctgtgctaaggggctatgagtggttcaaaggtaccagtTTTTGATTTCtcgcatatatctcgaaaactatgcgTCTTACGCACATGACTATTcagtacaaaattgaagcttcaACATATTCTACAACTTTTTCATATCTCTCATAGTCTTCGAGAGGATATTCAAGCCTCAATGTATGACATTTTTgggaaaaaaacacgtttgtcTCCAAGTTTTGGctctttgaaccacccccactgCCTTAGCTCAGGTTTGACTAatgatgacagacaaggataggaaAACATTGGTAATCAGGtgctgacattataacgtgaatctcaatAGATAGATTAGCCGATGGACGATGAACGATTAGACAATGGAAATGAACTAGGCCTACTCTATCAAAGcttatcaatcattttattttaaatgaaaacttctcaactacacaaacaATCATTTTATTGCTAATAACGTATTTCAATAGGGCTACTTGGTTtgctaattaataaaaaataattccattGTACCCTtttgttttatataaaaaaaattaaagacaaAAGGGTACTAAGGAATTACTTTTTATTAATGAACATTTTATTGCTATATATTTTTCCTGTTTTGTTCCATGATTAGTCTTCATaatgatgaattaatttttttattgtcttTCTCAGCATCCAAATACTGAACCGGTGCGTAAAGAACACTACAAGCGAGGCGATCAGCAATGTATTCTCGAAAACTGGACTCGGTAGCTTCTTCCAGGTCagttcaaaaaaaattataattttatttttagttttacaatttaataagaaagtaattgatttttttctcgactgtcaattattatattgatataaactgtcataatatcaacattacCATATCAGTAAATGATAGATCATGTTTGTTACGTAACCTTTGGATTTTAAATTAGAGATTAAAACCTTTTTGCCTCTTGATTCTTCCAAAATTGTacttgtaattaaataaatatctttaatGCCACTTCTTCATAGCACGAGCACGGTACTGCAGTTTCATGACTTCAAATTCCACAAATAGgatctgataataataataataataataataataatataataataataataataataataaatgttctaTCAATGATAGCTTTTAACTTGctttgtaaaggtgcgtacagatatacgcgccgcgaacatgagcaattcacttttaatcagctgatgctaagctttttaaaatctgtatcttaccgtttctgtaaaaatacagatatagtcagctgattaaaagtgaattgctcatgttcgcggcgcgtatatctgtacgcacctttagagttgTGATTTCTAAAACTCgtattctttttattttctcttgttaattctatt
Coding sequences within:
- the LOC120356424 gene encoding choline transporter-like protein 1; its protein translation is MGGCLSSEDRVTPFGNSAVDGGGQSKADFKGPVRQRSCTDLFFLIFMGMFIIILAILLGYCISHGNIYRIINGFDSCGNVCGMVTKNENPAYPCQGKDMTDKKLISISAASGRPIVNPKYVHRDCVAKCDPDYIQILNRCVKNTTSEAISNVFSKTGLGSFFQEVSEDLHVCWKEMLYLCIISFSK